The Gossypium arboreum isolate Shixiya-1 chromosome 4, ASM2569848v2, whole genome shotgun sequence DNA segment AAAATACCTGAAGAGATAATATTCGATCTTCCACTGTGTCTTTAATGGTGATCCGAGTTACAGTAACAGGACGAGTCTGTCCGATTCTATGTGCTCGATCAATAGCCTGGTCTTCAGTGGTTGGATTCCACCAGAGGTCCAGAAGGATAACATGGCAAGCAGCAACCATATTCAAACCAAGGTTTCCCGCTTTTAATGACATCAGCATCACAGTTACCTGCAAGAAAATCAATGGATGGGAGAAGTAAGAAAGAGCATTACTCAAGTtctacataatttatttattcaagTGTTTACAGAATAAATACACATGCATGCATGTTCACTGAATAATAACCAATGGCATTAGGGGATCTACTTAAATTCAAGGGATAGGAACAAACCTCTGGGTCAGTATTGAAATCTTTGACATTCCGGTCTCGTGCAGTTAAAGTCATTGTTCCATCAAGTCTCCTATAGCTTATACCATGATGGCGTAGCGAGTGCTCAACCAAGTTCAACATACCAGTCCATTGTGAGAAAATTATTGCTTTCATCGGTCCATCAGCTGGCAAGTTTGAATAAACTGTTGTGTGCTTTACAGCTCTACCGCCTGAATGACCAGTTTCTTTAAATGTCTGTTCAGAAGAAAAAGGAGCTTCACTGGATCCAATAGAACTCGGTGATTCAGGACTTGAATTCTTTAATAAGCATTTTGACTGAAGAATCTCAAGGACAGCCTGGATTTTTGATGAACTGTAATCGTCCTGTAAAATCACTGACTTTCCAAAGAACTGGGGATGCGAGGAACTACTATTAAGATCACCTGCAAGACAGCCCCTAAGAGTAGCTTTAGAAAAAACTATATCATCACCAAGTTGTTCTCTACATTCAGGTGCAGGGCACATATTATCATCGCCAGTCAGATGTTCTGACACACATTGATAGCAGAAAACATGACCGCACAAGGTAACAACAGGTTCATCAGGTGTATCCTGGAAAAAGAAAAGCACATTAAGCATTATACTAGTCATACAGATTCCTTCTAAATGATAAACTTTTTCAGCTCGCTAGCCAGATACTATGAGAATTGGAATTGAAAAATATTTCACATCTAATGCCTATACCAaagaggactaaaatgaaaaaaggTCATAAATGAGTAGCGAAAAAAATCTTCCAGAAAGCCACACTACTCATTTGACAATTTAGAAGTTGTGTTAACCTTTCAATGTTAAACACATTGAAATGCATTTGTCACCTTTGGccttaatatattaaaaaatatcatGAGAGGGAGCTTTGCTTATATTCCTCAAAATACCATCATATGTAAAAATTAAAGCTAAGTCATTGCTACTGTAACAACATTCAGAAGTGCAATAGAGCCATATTCAGATAAAATATTATGTTCAAGAAAAACTCACTTGGCAGACAAGACAGATGGCAAAGGAAGTTTCCAAGGAGTTCAGTAGATTAATCAGCAATTCTCTAGGAAGTGTCTTGGCCATTTCTACAGAAACTTGTCCAACAGGGTTAGAGTTTTCAACAGAGTCAGAGTTTCGAATGGAATCATTGTTGAATCCTTTGACAAGAAGCGGGTGATCACAAGCCTGACGTAGGCGCAAAAGCATCAACAGAATATTTGCATAATTTTGGTTCAGTGTGCCTGCAGCTGCATATTCCTGTAGGAAATATGTATTAAAAGATGTGTAACTATCAGATGATAGAGAATTCCATAACTGAAGCATGAAGCCAGACTGACAAGAACATGAAATTAGAGTAAATGAATTATGACCAAGGTATCGTAAATGATATGTTCGCAAAACACCAACAGAATTTGCATGCTCGTAAATGACAGCAAAAACACAATTTTCACCAACATATATGAATTAAAtctttaaattacaaaattaatccTAGACTCTAGTAAAGTGTAATATTAAGCAATCACATTTCTACCAGCTGAAGAATCACTATGATTTTGTACAGCAAAAATATGTTGTGGAGCAATTTGCAGATTCTTCAAAATGAACTAGTAaccacaaaaataaaaaaagaatcaTTTATGGGAGGTGGAGCTTCCTTGTTGAAGCTGAAAATAATTACTAGAAtcattcaattatcatttcccaaACTATATTATTTTGTGCAGAAATAGAACATAATAATTTTTGAAGTATCGACATTCAAACTTCATAGTTTAGATATGGACCAAGCAGGCATTCAAAAGAAGGCTTTGACTTGAAAAAAGTAAAAGGTGGAATATGCTTCCAATTGCAAATAAAAACAGAATGATAAGTCCACTAGAAATAGCACACCGGTCATGCACGTTTCAAACAAGTGACTAGAAAGCGGGAACAAATAAGCAGAATAAAAGGGGAACTTATCGAAAACAATATATATGCAGAATGAAAGGGAAACCTTAAATAGAGAACGTGAATCAGCTTCTAGCTGGTTATAGAAAGCCCGCTCCTCAGCTGAAAACTCTACTTTGGACATGTGAATTGACTTTGGCGGCAACTTGATTATCGGCTCCCCGTCAATCAACGTTGCTAGATAGAAAATAATCAAATCAGCCAAAACAGCAGTAATGATACAAAGCTTAAATTCAACTAAAGCACACCTATATTAGATACTACAGTTACTGATGATTGTCATAACCAAAAGTTATAATACCATTTGTGTATAACAAGGATGGATCTACAAATTGAGGGGATGTAGGGACCTAAATTGCAATACCATGAGAATATATGGAGTATTCTTAGAGTTTGTTAGGTCAAACTGCAAATTACGAAATTTCTTCTAATACACCAAAATCCTGCCTCCTAAATATTGTTAGaaaagattttttaaaatttttcaaggaaaaaaaaaacaaagagaaGGCAACCACCTTTTGTGCGACGCAACATTACTACCTTCAAAACAGCTTGCAGCTTCTTGTAACCTTTTACATAATCTCTAGCTATTGGAACTTTAATCCCATAGCAAAATGATTTATATACATCGTATGGTTCATGTCTCAGGAACCTGAAGTAGCTATATAAATCATCAACAGCATTTTGTATAGGTGTTCCAGATAAGCACCATCTTCGCTTGGCTCGAAGACCGCAGCACGCTCTAGCAACTTGTGTTCGATGATTTTTTATTGTTTGAGCTTCATCTAGTATCACCCTTAACCAATGTACTCTAGCAAGGGCACCAGCACTAGAATCAACAAGGGAGCCATCAATTCCTTTCCTACCCTTTTTCCCCTTATTACCAACATTAGCTGTTTTCTTCCTCTTAAAGTCAGAAGACAATCCATATTTCTCCCCAATTTTTTCATCAATTTCATCATCATCAACAATAGCTTGTTTAGGAACTTCATTAGTGACAAGCGAATATGTTGTAAGAACGACATCATACTTGGCAAGTTCTGAAGGATCCTTGGTCCTGCTACCCCCATGATATATGAGGACAGAAAGTTTAGATTTCTCTGAAACTTTGTCATCCAGCTCCCTGGCCCACTGTCGAAGAACACTCGCTGGACACACAACCAATGTCCCTGCTGGTAACCTCTGTCTGCTGAATGCACTGGTTGAAGTACTCACTTTTGAGATTGACTTGGTATCATCAGATTCTCTATTTTGGCTTACTTTGTCTGACCCACCAGTaccattatcatcatcatcatcatcatccaaaTTCAGAGCTACAAATTCACGTTTTTTTGGATCTTCTGGTTTTGATTTGGACTCTAAAGACTTCTGCACTTGTATAAGAGCAATCATTGAGATTGTTTTACCGAGGCCCTGTAGGATCAAGCCATGATCAATCTTAGCAGAAAACTTAGCCTATAAAATACGCATTGAAGGCACACTGatcatatataaataaataataatagtgaaATTTAAACAAGTAACCTGATCATCAGCCAATATTCCACCTGAACATAACCTAGTTCTTGTTTCTCTTTGAAGCATCCAATGTAATGCAATCTTCTGCAAAATTCAATGATTAAATAACCCTGCGACATGGcagggaaaaaaagaagaaggaaataACCATTGTAACCACATAAAACAGCTAATCATCCATAATatgtaaatatatgtgtatataaataTGACCTGATGTCTGAAAAGAGAAACAGACAAAAGACCATCGGGAAGTTCAGCTTCAATTTTTGGTTGGCTGAGGTCCTGCACGAAACATAAGCCCTTCATATATAAACTCTCTAAGCACATCAAATATGAAACCATTTAGAAACTAGCAAAATAAAGAAGACAACAAAATATTACTGTTTACACAAATCAGTGAATCGCATTAAGAAAGAGACAAGGAAAAACAACAAGAAAAGAAACCCATCGACAAATTCATACTCCATAAGTTTAGCATAAGAAAGTTCATTAAATTCACAATAGAAAATTACCACAGTCCAGCAGGTTTGTTGTAAACTTAATAACCATAGAGTTTGTAATTTGCACACGCGCAAAAGAAAAAGACATTCATAATAAGGCCAAAGCTTCCTTTCGTCAAAATAACAGCACCCCAGTCTAAGATGCAAGAATTAATGTGCAGTGGACCATCAACAGTtaaatcatgatatgaatgagGCAAGTCTCAGATCAAACAAGAAATACCTCCAGTGCTGCTTGATA contains these protein-coding regions:
- the LOC108460682 gene encoding LOW QUALITY PROTEIN: helicase-like transcription factor CHR28 (The sequence of the model RefSeq protein was modified relative to this genomic sequence to represent the inferred CDS: inserted 1 base in 1 codon), with amino-acid sequence MAAMNPIDISSSDSELETEDVADRKALSSRILPQWAATNGTNSRSPGDARESKKISNQAQFSNLNSSGVNNHSRTEVPTHDPDDNAKASSQHIALGNGSENFTMNGNIGQPRTVNSRISNGSGTDFEKLTSQQALKRTLPPSLQLSGQSSKSDNLVEIVSNSQILDAYGNSNHLAGPSSSNSQSYMRDHYNWGNTDGAMYGNTSRVLPPSFMQGKSVNFSQFSGPENPVYRAGVSEERVPINDERMVYQAALEDLSQPKIEAELPDGLLSVSLFRHQKIALHWMLQRETRTRLCSGGILADDQGLGKTISMIALIQVQKSLESKSKPEDPKKREFVALNLDDDDDDDNGTGGSDKVSQNRESDDTKSISKVSTSTSAFSRQRLPAGTLVVCPASVLRQWARELDDKVSEKSKLSVLIYHGGSRTKDPSELAKYDVVLTTYSLVTNEVPKQAIVDDDEIDEKIGEKYGLSSDFKRKKTANVGNKGKKGRKGIDGSLVDSSAGALARVHWLRVILDEAQTIKNHRTQVARACCGLRAKRRWCLSGTPIQNAVDDLYSYFRFLRHEPYDVYKSFCYGIKVPIARDYVKGYKKLQAVLKVVMLRRTKATLIDGEPIIKLPPKSIHMSKVEFSAEERAFYNQLEADSRSLFKEYAAAGTLNQNYANILLMLLRLRQACDHPLLVKGFNNDSIRNSDSVENSNPVGQVSVEMAKTLPRELLINLLNSLETSFAICLVCQDTPDEPVVTLCGHVFCYQCVSEHLTGDDNMCPAPECREQLGDDIVFSKATLRGCLAGDLNSSSSHPQFFGKSVILQDDYSSSKIQAVLEILQSKCLLKNSSPESPSSIGSSEAPFSSEQTFKETGHSGGRAVKHTTVYSNLPADGPMKAIIFSQWTGMLNLVEHSLRHHGISYRRLDGTMTLTARDRNVKDFNTDPEVTVMLMSLKAGNLGLNMVAACHVILLDLWWNPTTEDQAIDRAHRIGQTRPVTVTRITIKDTVEDRILSLQDEKRKMVASAFGEDQXRGISNSINSRRSQISVYGKLAKSYFIAFFWPYIFILEVPIMKV